In Brassica napus cultivar Da-Ae unplaced genomic scaffold, Da-Ae ScsIHWf_528;HRSCAF=793, whole genome shotgun sequence, the following are encoded in one genomic region:
- the LOC106418298 gene encoding probable receptor-like protein kinase At1g49730, whose amino-acid sequence MVLHKQALLLTFISVLGIHQLPSPTEAECPLDLTSSNFTLVASVCSTNADRAKCCRYMNAFVAVSVSRYANHTADLGVAPDLTSICITTISRTMELYGIPTNATLFCGLGTKILASYDCEGLTTVTQMLQSPKFGDVSRNCELPFRCKSCLNSGITYIRSLVDRGNNIKMSTCRDATYAALASRVDSSSALELASCFFNVSELTTTPEFPLSPEASPVPVVADSPSGNDDLVLSPRRSHHGYHLTVVPAIGIAVTVFSVMMLAVLIVLIQRKKRELDDDDSEGKDHNPTKTLPKVMMIHEGSSLAFRKFSYREIRKATKEFSSVIGSGGFGTVHRGEFSNGLVAAVKRMKRSSEQADDEFCREIELLARLHHRHLVALKGFCTMKNERFLVYEYMANGSLTDHLHSTEKPPLSWATRMKIAIDVANALEYLHLYCDPPLCHRDIKSSNILLDDNFVAKLADFGLAHASRDGSVCFEPINTDIRGTPGYVDPEYVVTQELTEKSDVYSYGVVLLEIITGRRAVDEGRNLVEMSQPLLVSESRRVDLVDPRIKDCIDGEQLETVVAVVRWCTEKEGVARPSIKQVLRLLCESCDPLHMELAMAVEEHKGRSLRGGGDSGLASSSSTTSRSHCSRSFLLETGSPPNGLSF is encoded by the exons ATGGTGCTTCACAAGCAAGCTCTCTTGCTCACATTCATCTCAGTTCTTGGAATCCATCAACTGCCTTCACCAACAGAAGCAG AATGTCCACTGGACTTGACCTCATCAAACTTCACTCTCGTCGCCTCCGTCTGCTCCACCAACGCCGACAGAGCCAAATGCTGCCGCTACATGAACGCCTTCGTCGCCGTATCCGTCTCCCGCTACGCTAACCACACGGCGGATCTCGGAGTGGCACCAGACTTGACCTCCATCTGCATCACCACCATCTCAAGAACCATGGAGCTCTACGGCATCCCAACGAACGCGACGCTCTTCTGCGGACTAGGGACCAAGATTCTCGCTAGCTACGACTGCGAAGGTCTCACCACTGTTACTCAAATGCTTCAGTCCCCAAAGTTTGGAGATGTTTCAAGAAACTGCGAGCTGCCGTTTCGTTGCAAGAGCTGCTTGAACTCTGGTATCACTTACATTCGTAGTTTGGTGGATAGAGGGAATAACATTAAGATGAGTACTTGTAGGGATGCGACCTACGCTGCTTTAGCTAGCCGTGTTGATAGTAGTTCTGCTCTTGAGCTTGCTAGCTGCTTCTTTAACGTGTCTGAGCTTACCACCACTCCAG AGTTTCCATTGAGTCCAGAAGCTTCTCCAGTTCCAGTGGTAGCTGATAGTCCAAGTGGCAATGATGATCTTGTTCTGTCTCCAAGAAGAAGTCACCATGGTTATCACTTGACGGTGGTTCCGGCTATTGGGATCGCTGTTACAGTGTTTTCTGTTATGATGCTCGCCGTGTTAATAGTTCTTATCCAGAGAAAGAAACGGGAGCTTGATGATGATGACTCCGAGGGCAAGGATCATAATCCAACGAAGACCCTCCCTAAAGTGATGATGATTCATGAAG gCAGTTCGTTGGCTTTTAGGAAATTTAGCTACAGGGAGATAAGGAAAGCAACTAAAGAGTTCAGCAGTGTGATTGGCAGTGGGGGGTTTGGGACTGTTCATAGAGGTGAGTTTAGTAATGGTTTGGTTGCAGCTGTGAAAAGGATGAAGAGGAGCTCTGAACAAGCGGATGATGAGTTTTGCAGAGAGATTGAGCTTCTCGCCAGGCTGCATCACCGCCATCTAGTTGCTTTGAAAGGCTTTTGTACTATGAAGAACGAGAGGTTCCTTGTCTACGAGTATATGGCCAATGGGAGCTTGACGGATCATCTACATT CCACAGAGAAACCTCCACTTAGTTGGGCAACTAGGATGAAAATCGCAATCGATGTGGCTAATGCTCTG GAATACCTTCATCTATACTGTGACCCACCTTTATGTCACAGAGACATAAAGTCAAGCAACATATTACTCGACGACAACTTTGTTGCTAAG CTTGCAGATTTTGGCCTTGCACATGCTTCAAGAGATGGCTCCGTTTGTTTTGAACCTATTAATACTGATATCCGTGGAACTCCAG GCTATGTAGATCCAGAGTATGTTGTAACACAAGAACTGACAGAGAAGAGCGACGTGTACAGCTACGGAGTGGTGTTGCTAGAGATCATAACAGGGAGAAGAGCTGTCGACGAAGGCAGGAATCTGGTGGAAATGTCACAGCCTTTACTGGTATCAGAATCAAGAAGGGTGGATCTGGTGGATCCGAGAATCAAAGACTGCATAGACGGTGAGCAGCTGGAGACAGTGGTGGCGGTTGTGAGATGGTGCACTGAGAAAGAAGGCGTAGCAAGGCCATCGATCAAGCAAGTCTTGAGGCTGTTGTGTGAGAGCTGTGATCCGTTGCATATGGAGCTTGCAATGGCGGTTGAAGAGCACAAAGGGAGGTCACTGAGAGGTGGTGGTGACTCAGGGTTGGCTTCTTCCTCTAGTACTACTTCAAGGTCGCATTGTAGCAGGAGTTTCCTGCTTGAAACTGGCTCTCCACCGAATGGTCTCTCCTTTTGA
- the LOC106418299 gene encoding ABSCISIC ACID-INSENSITIVE 5-like protein 7 isoform X1: MGTHINFNNLGGGGGGGGDPGGEGFNQMKATDTAYPLARQSSLYSRTFDELQSLLGGPGKDYGSMNMDELLKSIWTAEEAQAMSMTMTSSAATTMVQPGGNLQRQGSLTLPRTISQKTVDEVWKCLITKDGGGSSGGGGGESNNAPQRQQTLGEMTLEDFLFRAGVVREDNNSSQQMGQVTGNNNNGFYGNNGAPGGLGFEFGQTNQNTISFNNGTMQQQQFQQQPQQQSRQQLNQSLPQQQRVPQTIFPKQANVAFTGPVGMVNKSFNGAVNNSLNNTNGLASFGGTGVTVAATSPGTSSAENNSLSPVPYVLNRGRRSNTGLEKVIERRQRRMIKNRESAARSRARKQAYTLELEAEIEKLKKVNQELQRKQAEMMEMQKNEQLKESSKKPWGSKRQCLRRTLTGPW, encoded by the exons ATGGGAACTCACATCAATTTCAACAACttaggaggtggtggtggtggtggtggtgacccTGGTGGGGAAGGATTCAACCAGATGAAGGCAACAGATACTGCATATCCCTTGGCGAGACAGTCTTCGCTTTACTCACGAACGTTTGATGAGCTTCAGAGCTTACTAGGTGGACCTGGAAAAGATTACGGGTCGATGAACATGGATGAACTCTTGAAGAGCATATGGACTGCTGAAGAAGCTCAGGCCATGTCCATGACCATGACTTCTTCAGCTGCTACAACGATGGTGCAACCTGGTGGGAATCTCCAGAGGCAAGGCTCGTTGACGTTGCCTAGAACGATTAGTCAGAAGACTGTTGATGAGGTCTGGAAATGTCTGATCACCAAAGACGGTGGAGGTAGCAGCGGAGGTGGCGGTGGTGAGTCTAATAATGCTCCTCAGAGGCAGCAGACTTTAGGGGAAATGACACTTGAGGACTTTCTGTTCCGGGCTGGAGTTGTAAGAGAAGATAACAACTCTTCACAGCAGATGGGTCAGGTCACCGGAAACAATAACAACGGCTTTTATGGTAACAACGGAGCTCCTGGGGGATTAGGCTTTGAGTTTGGTCAGACAAATCAAAACACCATATCATTCAACAATGGTACAATGCAGCAGCAGCAGTTTCAACAACAGCCACAACAGCAGTCACGGCAGCAGCTGAATCAGTCACTTCCGCAGCAGCAGCGGGTGCCTCAGACCATTTTTCCTAAACAAGCAAATGTAGCATTTACTGGGCCGGTGGGTATGGTCAACAAGAGTTTTAATGGGGCTGTGAATAATTCACTGAACAATACTAATGGTTTAGCTAGTTTCGGAGGAACCGGGGTCACTGTTGCAGCAACGTCTCCAGGGACAAGCAGCGCAGAAAACAACTCTCTGTCGCCAGTTCCTTATGTGCTTaatcgaggaagaagaagcaataCTGGTCTAGAGAAGGTTATCGAGAGGAGGCAAAGGAGAATGATCAAGAACCGAGAATCAGCTGCTAGATCAAGAGCTCGAAAGCAG GCTTACACCTTGGAACTGGAAGCTGAAATTGAAAAGCTCAAGAAAGTTAATCAAGAATTGCAGAGAAAACAG GCTGAAATGATGGAAATGCAGAAGAATGAG CAGCTGAAGGAATCGTCGAAGAAACCATGGGGCAGCAAAAGACAATGCTTGAGAAGGACATTAACCGGTCCATGGTGA
- the LOC106418299 gene encoding ABSCISIC ACID-INSENSITIVE 5-like protein 7 isoform X2, which translates to MGTHINFNNLGGGGGGGGDPGGEGFNQMKATDTAYPLARQSSLYSRTFDELQSLLGGPGKDYGSMNMDELLKSIWTAEEAQAMSMTMTSSAATTMVQPGGNLQRQGSLTLPRTISQKTVDEVWKCLITKDGGGSSGGGGGESNNAPQRQQTLGEMTLEDFLFRAGVVREDNNSSQQMGQVTGNNNNGFYGNNGAPGGLGFEFGQTNQNTISFNNGTMQQQQFQQQPQQQSRQQLNQSLPQQQRVPQTIFPKQANVAFTGPVGMVNKSFNGAVNNSLNNTNGLASFGGTGVTVAATSPGTSSAENNSLSPVPYVLNRGRRSNTGLEKVIERRQRRMIKNRESAARSRARKQAYTLELEAEIEKLKKVNQELQRKQAEMMEMQKNELKESSKKPWGSKRQCLRRTLTGPW; encoded by the exons ATGGGAACTCACATCAATTTCAACAACttaggaggtggtggtggtggtggtggtgacccTGGTGGGGAAGGATTCAACCAGATGAAGGCAACAGATACTGCATATCCCTTGGCGAGACAGTCTTCGCTTTACTCACGAACGTTTGATGAGCTTCAGAGCTTACTAGGTGGACCTGGAAAAGATTACGGGTCGATGAACATGGATGAACTCTTGAAGAGCATATGGACTGCTGAAGAAGCTCAGGCCATGTCCATGACCATGACTTCTTCAGCTGCTACAACGATGGTGCAACCTGGTGGGAATCTCCAGAGGCAAGGCTCGTTGACGTTGCCTAGAACGATTAGTCAGAAGACTGTTGATGAGGTCTGGAAATGTCTGATCACCAAAGACGGTGGAGGTAGCAGCGGAGGTGGCGGTGGTGAGTCTAATAATGCTCCTCAGAGGCAGCAGACTTTAGGGGAAATGACACTTGAGGACTTTCTGTTCCGGGCTGGAGTTGTAAGAGAAGATAACAACTCTTCACAGCAGATGGGTCAGGTCACCGGAAACAATAACAACGGCTTTTATGGTAACAACGGAGCTCCTGGGGGATTAGGCTTTGAGTTTGGTCAGACAAATCAAAACACCATATCATTCAACAATGGTACAATGCAGCAGCAGCAGTTTCAACAACAGCCACAACAGCAGTCACGGCAGCAGCTGAATCAGTCACTTCCGCAGCAGCAGCGGGTGCCTCAGACCATTTTTCCTAAACAAGCAAATGTAGCATTTACTGGGCCGGTGGGTATGGTCAACAAGAGTTTTAATGGGGCTGTGAATAATTCACTGAACAATACTAATGGTTTAGCTAGTTTCGGAGGAACCGGGGTCACTGTTGCAGCAACGTCTCCAGGGACAAGCAGCGCAGAAAACAACTCTCTGTCGCCAGTTCCTTATGTGCTTaatcgaggaagaagaagcaataCTGGTCTAGAGAAGGTTATCGAGAGGAGGCAAAGGAGAATGATCAAGAACCGAGAATCAGCTGCTAGATCAAGAGCTCGAAAGCAG GCTTACACCTTGGAACTGGAAGCTGAAATTGAAAAGCTCAAGAAAGTTAATCAAGAATTGCAGAGAAAACAG GCTGAAATGATGGAAATGCAGAAGAATGAG CTGAAGGAATCGTCGAAGAAACCATGGGGCAGCAAAAGACAATGCTTGAGAAGGACATTAACCGGTCCATGGTGA
- the LOC106428330 gene encoding glycoprotein 3-alpha-L-fucosyltransferase A-like — translation MGVFSNLRGPKIGSTHEGLPVANASSSSPSSLRRKVSSFLPICVAIVVLVEIASMGRLDNASLLDTLTGFFAKSPSDKQSPTKPSGLKNVSGMERCEEWLEREDTMSYARNFSKDPIFIYGGDKDFESCSVDCAIGMKSNKTPDAAFGLSHQPGTLSILRSMESARYYLQNNLPQARRKGYDIVMTTSLSSDVPVGYFSWAEYDVMAPVQPKTEKALAAAFISNCIAQNFRLQALEALMEANVTIDSYGTCHRNRNERVEKVEALKHYKFSLAFENTNEEDYVTEKFFQSLVAGSVPVVVGAPNIQEFAPSPDSILHIKQMTDIEPVAKRMKYLADNPDAYNMMLRWKHEGPSDSFKALVDMAAVHSSCRLCIFVATRIREQEENSHEFKKRPCKCTRGSETVYHLFVRERGTFDMESIFLRDGDLTLEALESAVLTKFKSLRHEPIWKKERPASLRGDGVLRVHAMYPLGLTQRQALYNFKFGKNSSLSTHIQSNPCPKFEVVFV, via the exons ATGGGCGTTTTCTCCAATCTCCGAGGACCCAAAATTGGATCGACCCACGAAGGATTACCCGTAGCCAATGCCTCCTCTTCGTCCCCTTCCTCTCTCCGCCGTAAAGTTTCCAGCTTTTTGCCAATCTGCGTGGCCATCGTCGTCCTCGTCGAGATCGCGTCTATGGGTCGCCTCGATAACGCCTCTTTGCTCGATACATTAACGGGCTTTTTCGCCAAGTCGCCTTCGGACAAGCAATCTCCGACTAAACCGTCCGGTTTGAAGAATGTGTCGGGAATGGAGAGGTGCGAGGAGTGGTTGGAGAGAGAGGATACAATGAGTTACGCTAGGAATTTCAGTAAAGATCCCATCTTTATCTACGGTGGTGACAAG GACTTTGAATCGTGCTCAGTTGATTGCGCAATTGGaatgaaatcaaataaaacCCCAGATGCAGCGTTTGGATTAAGTCATCAACCTGGAACACTCAGTATACTACGTTCCATGGAATCAGCAAGATACTACCTTCAGAACAATCTTCCTCAGGCACGACG GAAGGGTTATGATATTGTGATGACAACTAGTCTGTCATCAGATGTTCCCGTTGGGTACTTCTCATGGGCGGAGTATGATGTTATGGCTCCAGTGCAGCCAAAGACCGAGAAAGCTCTTGCTGCTGCTTTCATTTCCAATTGTATTGCTCAGAATTTTAGGCTGCAAGCTCTTGAAGCCTTGATGGAGGCGAATGTTACGATTGATTCTTATGGTACTTGTCACCGGAACCGTAATGAGAGAG TGGAGAAGGTTGAAGCTCTTAAGCATTATAAGTTCAGTCTAGCTTTTGAGAACACCAACGAGGAGGATTATGTCACCGAGAAGTTCTTCCAATCTCTTGTCGCTG GATCTGTCCCTGTGGTTGTTGGTGCTCCAAATATTCAAGAATTTGCACCATCTCCTGATTCAATCCTTCACATTAAACAGATGACTGATATAGAGCCAGTTGCAAAGAGAATGAAATATCTTGCAGACAATCCTGACGCTTATAATATGATGCTAAG atggAAACATGAAGGCCCTTCAGATTCTTTCAAGGCACTTGTTGACATGGCTGCTGTACACTCCTCTTGCCGTCTCTGCATTTTCGTGGCTACAAGGATCCGTGAGCAGGAAGAGAACAGTCATGAGTTCAAGAAACGACCCTGCAAATGCACCAGAGGCTCAGAGACAGTTTATCATTTGTTTGTTAGAGAACGAGGCACGTTTGATATGGAATCCATCTTTTTAAG GGATGGTGATCTGACTCTGGAAGCTTTGGAATCTGCGGTTCTCACAAAGTTTAAGTCTCTTAGACATGAACCGATATGGAAGAAGGAAAGGCCCGCGAGCTTAAGGGGAGATGGTGTGCTTAGAGTACACGCAATGTACCCGCTTGGTCTGACTCAAAGACAAGCCCTTTACAACTTCAAATTCGGAAAAAACTCAAGTCTTAGTACTCACATACAGAGTAACCCTTGTCCCAAATTCGAAGTTGTATTTGTCTAA
- the LOC106416608 gene encoding abscisic acid 8'-hydroxylase 4 isoform X2 produces the protein MTGLWFFVIPSLIFCLLLVRMMVSKNNKRKKKRNTICKLPPGSMGWPYLGQTLQLYSQDPNVFFTSKQKRYGEIFKTRILGYPCVMLASPEAARFVLVTHAHMFKPTYPRSKEKLIGPSALFFHQGDYHVHIRKLVQSSLYPETIRKLIPDIEHIALSSLQSWTSMRIVTTYKEMKKFAFDVGILAIFGHLEGSYREILKHNYNIVDKGYNSFPMNLPGTSYHRALMARKRLKTIVSEIISERREKSVLKTDFLGHLLNFKDDKGRVLTQEEIADNIIGVLFAAQDTTASCLTWILKYLHDDKKLLEAVKDEQRALVEENSREKKPLTWGQTRNMPLTHRVIVESLRMASIISFTFREAVVDVEYKGESQAKYIHALWKWSPCLSRERARQATDSYLSPPFSFEIPMGSGGRRERNRVQSISNPSKWSSRYISTTFSLVLNLKSLLLLKLS, from the exons ATGACTGGACTTTGGTTCTTTGTTATACCAAGTCTCATCTTCTGCTTGCTTTTGGTAAGAATGATGGTTTCAAAGAACaataagagaaagaaaaagagaaacacTATATGCAAGCTTCCTCCTGGTTCCATGGGATGGCCTTACTTAGGCCAGACTCTACAACTTTATTCACAAGACCCAAATGTTTTCTTCACCTCCAAGCAAAAGAG ATATGGAGAGATATTCAAAACACGAATCCTTGGCTATCCTTGCGTGATGCTGGCTAGCCCAGAGGCGGCAAGGTTTGTCTTGGTGACTCATGCTCATATGTTCAAACCAACGTATCCGAGAAGCAAAGAGAAGCTAATTGGACCATCTGCTCTATTTTTCCACCAAGGAGATTATCATGTCCATATAAGGAAACTTGTTCAATCCTCTTTGTACCCTGAAACCATCCGTAAACTCATTCCTGATATCGAACACATTGCCCTATCTTCTTTACAATCTTGGACCAGTATGCGTATTGTCACTACCTACAAAGAGATGAAGAag TTTGCTTTTGATGTGGGTATTCTAGCCATATTTGGCCATTTGGAGGGTTCTTACAGGGAGATATTGAAACATAACTACAATATTGTGGACAAAGGCTACAACTCTTTCCCCATGAATCTCCCCGGAACATCTTACCACAGAGCTCTCATG GCGAGGAAGCGGCTAAAGACAATAGTAAGCGAGATTATAAgcgaaagaagagagaaaagtgtCTTGAAAACAGACTTTCTTGGTCATCTACTCAACTTCAAGGACGATAAAGGTCGGGTGCTAACCCAAGAAGAGATTGCGGACAACATCATCGGAGTCCTTTTCGCCGCACAAGACACGACAGCTAGTTGCCTAACTTGGATTCTTAAGTACTTACACGATGATAAGAAGCTTCTAGAAGCTGTTAAG GATGAGCAAAGGGCTTTAGTCGAAGAAAACAGTAGAGAGAAGAAGCCTTTAACATGGGGACAAACGAGGAATATGCCACTAACACATAGg GTAATAGTTGAGAGCTTGAGGATGGCAAGCATCATATCCTTCACATTCAGAGAAGCAGTGGTTGATGTTGAATATAAGG GTGAATCCCAAGCCAAATACATTCATGCCCTTTGGAAGTGGAGTCCATGCTTGTCCCGGGAACGAGCTCGCCAAGCTACAGATTCTTATCTTTCTCCACCATTTAGTTTCGAAATTCCG ATGGGAAGTGGTGGGAGGAGAGAAAGGAATAGAGTACAGTCCATTTCCAATCCCTCGAAATGGTCTTCCCGCTACATTTCTACAACATTCTCTTTAGTCCTCAACcttaaaagtttattattattgaaattGTCTTAA
- the LOC106416608 gene encoding abscisic acid 8'-hydroxylase 4 isoform X1, with the protein MTGLWFFVIPSLIFCLLLVRMMVSKNNKRKKKRNTICKLPPGSMGWPYLGQTLQLYSQDPNVFFTSKQKRYGEIFKTRILGYPCVMLASPEAARFVLVTHAHMFKPTYPRSKEKLIGPSALFFHQGDYHVHIRKLVQSSLYPETIRKLIPDIEHIALSSLQSWTSMRIVTTYKEMKKFAFDVGILAIFGHLEGSYREILKHNYNIVDKGYNSFPMNLPGTSYHRALMARKRLKTIVSEIISERREKSVLKTDFLGHLLNFKDDKGRVLTQEEIADNIIGVLFAAQDTTASCLTWILKYLHDDKKLLEAVKDEQRALVEENSREKKPLTWGQTRNMPLTHRVIVESLRMASIISFTFREAVVDVEYKGHLIPKGWKVMPLFRNIHHNLKYFSNPEVFDPSRFEVNPKPNTFMPFGSGVHACPGNELAKLQILIFLHHLVSKFRWEVVGGEKGIEYSPFPIPRNGLPATFLQHSL; encoded by the exons ATGACTGGACTTTGGTTCTTTGTTATACCAAGTCTCATCTTCTGCTTGCTTTTGGTAAGAATGATGGTTTCAAAGAACaataagagaaagaaaaagagaaacacTATATGCAAGCTTCCTCCTGGTTCCATGGGATGGCCTTACTTAGGCCAGACTCTACAACTTTATTCACAAGACCCAAATGTTTTCTTCACCTCCAAGCAAAAGAG ATATGGAGAGATATTCAAAACACGAATCCTTGGCTATCCTTGCGTGATGCTGGCTAGCCCAGAGGCGGCAAGGTTTGTCTTGGTGACTCATGCTCATATGTTCAAACCAACGTATCCGAGAAGCAAAGAGAAGCTAATTGGACCATCTGCTCTATTTTTCCACCAAGGAGATTATCATGTCCATATAAGGAAACTTGTTCAATCCTCTTTGTACCCTGAAACCATCCGTAAACTCATTCCTGATATCGAACACATTGCCCTATCTTCTTTACAATCTTGGACCAGTATGCGTATTGTCACTACCTACAAAGAGATGAAGAag TTTGCTTTTGATGTGGGTATTCTAGCCATATTTGGCCATTTGGAGGGTTCTTACAGGGAGATATTGAAACATAACTACAATATTGTGGACAAAGGCTACAACTCTTTCCCCATGAATCTCCCCGGAACATCTTACCACAGAGCTCTCATG GCGAGGAAGCGGCTAAAGACAATAGTAAGCGAGATTATAAgcgaaagaagagagaaaagtgtCTTGAAAACAGACTTTCTTGGTCATCTACTCAACTTCAAGGACGATAAAGGTCGGGTGCTAACCCAAGAAGAGATTGCGGACAACATCATCGGAGTCCTTTTCGCCGCACAAGACACGACAGCTAGTTGCCTAACTTGGATTCTTAAGTACTTACACGATGATAAGAAGCTTCTAGAAGCTGTTAAG GATGAGCAAAGGGCTTTAGTCGAAGAAAACAGTAGAGAGAAGAAGCCTTTAACATGGGGACAAACGAGGAATATGCCACTAACACATAGg GTAATAGTTGAGAGCTTGAGGATGGCAAGCATCATATCCTTCACATTCAGAGAAGCAGTGGTTGATGTTGAATATAAGG GACATTTGATACCCAAGGGATGGAAAGTGATGCCACTTTTTAGGAATATTCAtcacaatcttaaatatttttcaaatccTGAAGTTTTCGATCCATCTAGATTTGAG GTGAATCCCAAGCCAAATACATTCATGCCCTTTGGAAGTGGAGTCCATGCTTGTCCCGGGAACGAGCTCGCCAAGCTACAGATTCTTATCTTTCTCCACCATTTAGTTTCGAAATTCCG ATGGGAAGTGGTGGGAGGAGAGAAAGGAATAGAGTACAGTCCATTTCCAATCCCTCGAAATGGTCTTCCCGCTACATTTCTACAACATTCTCTTTAG